The genomic segment CCATCGCTATCGTGGCGGCGGCCACCGCGGCCCCCGCCACCATCGCGACCACAGCGGTCCGCGGGCGTGACCGGGCTGCCGCGCTCCCGCTGCCGCGGGCGAGCACCTTGTCCATCTGAAACGCCTCTCTAGCCTGTCAATGGGATCGGCTCGCCTCGGCCACCGCCCGCCACGACGTCGGCTCCGCGCGGCCGCCCGGTGGCCGCGCCAGGTGGGGGAGGACTCCCCGGCACATCGTGAGTGGATCGAAGCGAATCTCTGCCCGGAGCCTACCGGAAGTGTTCCGAAAACTTAATCACCTCGATATGTCGACATGGGGGCACGCGGCGGCCGGTCCAGGGGCGGAAGCCGAGGGCGGGCAGGGGGACGGGCGCGCGCGTACCGCCCGTCGCGACTCCGGAAGTTTCGGGAATCGCCGGTTCTGCCGGTTGAGTCGATCGCGCCCGCGGACCGATGCTTGCCGAATCGACCGTAGACGATGGAGGAGGTCCTGGAGGATGCGCCGGTCCGCGCTCGTCGTACTCGTCCTCGCCGCCCTGCTCGCCGGCACCCCGGGGGTCGCCCGGGCCGGCGTCGCCGGACCGCCGCCCGCGCCCGCCGCCCTGGCCGGGCTTCGCACGCCCGGCACCGCCTGGGGCCACGACCCGGCCACCGGCCGGCTCACCGTCACCGCCGACGACACGGTACGCGGGCGCGAGCTGGCCGCGCTGCGACGCACCGCCGACGGGGCCGGCGCGGTGCTGCGCCACGAACCCGGGCGGCTGCGCACGCTGATTGCCGGCGGTCAGGCGATCTACGGCGGCGGCGGGCGCTGCTCGCTGGGCGCGAACGTGCGCAGCGGCACCACCTGGTACTTCGTCACCGCCGGGCACTGCACCCGCCTGGCCGCCACCTGGTACGCCGACAGCGCCCGCACCACCGTGCTGGGCAGCCGGACCGGCAGCAGCTTCCCCGGCAACGACTACGGCGTGGTCCGCTACACCGGCGCCGTCGCCCACCCGAGCGCGATCCACACCTACCCCGGGCAGGTCACCGTCACCGCGGCCGGCAGCGCGTACGTCGGACAGGCGGTCTGCCGCAGCGGCGCCACCACGGGCGTACGGTGCGGCTCGGTCACCGGACTGAACGCCACGGTCAACTACGCCGAGGGCAGCGTCACCGGGCTCATCCGCACGAACATCTGCGCCGAACCGGGCGACAGCGGCGGCCCGCTCTACGTGGCCGCCACCGGCACCGTCATCGGCGTCCTCTCCGGCGGCAGCGGCACCTGCGCGAGCGGCGGCACCAGCTACTACCAGCCGATCCTGGAGATCCTCGCCGCGTACGGCCTGACCATTCCCTGACCGGCCGCGCGGGCGCCGCGGCCGGCCGCCCGCGCCGGATCGTTCGCCCGGTCAGGCGTCGCCGGGCACCGCCATCTCGCCCAGGCGCGACCAGTCCTGCTGCGGCACCGTCACGTTGACGATCCGGGGCGTCTCGGCCAGGTGCGGCGGCAGCGTGCGCTGGGCGGCCCGGAAGTGCTCCGACTGCACGTGTGCCGCGCCCGCCTCGTCGTCGCGGAACGCCTCGACCAGCACGTACTCGGTCGGGTCGTCGAGGCTGCGGGACCAGTCGAACCACAGGCAGCCGGGCTCGGCCCGGGTCGCGGCGGTGAAGTCGGCGGCGATCCGCGGCCAGTTGTCGGCGTCGGACGGGCGAACCCGGAACTTGGCGGTAATGAAGATCATGGGATCAGGCTACCCAGGGCCGGCGGCCGCCCGCGCGGCATCAGCTCTTGGCCGCCGGACCGAGCAGTTCGGCCGCCCGGCGGTCGGCGAACGCGGTGACCGCCTGCTGCCCGGCGCCGAACACGATCGCCAGGCCCAGCAGCGCGGCGGTGCTGCTCACGCTGGTCTCCACCAGGCCGCCGATGACCAGCATGATGCCGACCACCGCGACCAGCGGACCGATGGCGAGCTTCAGCAGTCCCTGCTGGAACGGCAGCTTGTAGGGCAGCCCGCCGGACCGTGAGGTGATCATCGAGGGCAGCGCGCTGAGGAACGCCCCGAGCGCACCGGCGATCAGCACGAAGAACAGCAGCCGCCAGGCCGGCACGCCACCGGCGTCGGTCGGCGCCTCCAGCAGCCGTACGTCGTGGCTGCGCCACTGGACCAGCACCACCAGGACCTCCGCCACCAGGGCGAACACCGACAGCCCCAGCATGCGGTTGCGCAGCCGGCGCGCCGACTCGTGGAACTCGTCCGAGACGGCGTGGCAGCGCTGCAGCAGCGCCTGCACCCGGGCGCGCAGCAGGTCCGCGGACACTCCGCCGGTCACGGTGTCGAGGTCGGTGAGCACCTTGTCGTCGGCCGGCAGCACCTGCGCCGCCGCGCTGCGGTAGGCGGGCAGCAGCCCGGTCAGCTCGTCCGCGGAGCGCAGCCCCACCATGGCCCGCTCCACCCAGTGGATCGTCT from the Micromonospora sp. WMMA1947 genome contains:
- a CDS encoding S1 family peptidase encodes the protein MRRSALVVLVLAALLAGTPGVARAGVAGPPPAPAALAGLRTPGTAWGHDPATGRLTVTADDTVRGRELAALRRTADGAGAVLRHEPGRLRTLIAGGQAIYGGGGRCSLGANVRSGTTWYFVTAGHCTRLAATWYADSARTTVLGSRTGSSFPGNDYGVVRYTGAVAHPSAIHTYPGQVTVTAAGSAYVGQAVCRSGATTGVRCGSVTGLNATVNYAEGSVTGLIRTNICAEPGDSGGPLYVAATGTVIGVLSGGSGTCASGGTSYYQPILEILAAYGLTIP
- a CDS encoding putative quinol monooxygenase; this translates as MIFITAKFRVRPSDADNWPRIAADFTAATRAEPGCLWFDWSRSLDDPTEYVLVEAFRDDEAGAAHVQSEHFRAAQRTLPPHLAETPRIVNVTVPQQDWSRLGEMAVPGDA